One region of Streptomyces rishiriensis genomic DNA includes:
- the gatA gene encoding Asp-tRNA(Asn)/Glu-tRNA(Gln) amidotransferase subunit GatA has product MTDNVNIIKLTAAETAAKIASGELTAVQVTEAHLARIEAVDEKVHAFLHVDRAGALAQARAVDEKRERGEKLGPLAGVPLALKDIFTTEGIPTTVGSKILEGWIPPYDATVTKRLKAADVVILGKTNMDEFAMGSSTENSAYGPTGNPWDLTKIPGGSGGGSSAALASFQAPLAIGTDTGGSIRQPAAVTGTVGVKPTYGAVSRYGMVAFSSSLDQGGPCARTVLDAALLHEVIAGHDPLDSTSIDAPVPAVVEAARNGSVDGMRVGVVKQFRGEGYQAGVIQRFDESVTLLKELGAEIVELDCPSFDLALSAYYLIAPSECSSNLARFDGLRYGRRTGDDGTHSAEEVTSLTREAGFGPEVKRRIMLGTYALSSGYYDAYYGSAQKVRTLITRDFEKAFEQVDVIVSPTTPTTAFAIGERADDPMAMYLADLCTIPTNLAGNAAMSLPCGLAPEDNLPVGLQIIAPALKDDRLYKVGAAVEAAFVERWGHPLLEEAPSL; this is encoded by the coding sequence ATGACGGACAACGTCAACATCATCAAGCTCACGGCCGCCGAGACCGCCGCGAAGATCGCCTCCGGTGAGCTCACGGCCGTCCAGGTCACCGAGGCGCACCTGGCGCGCATCGAGGCCGTCGACGAGAAGGTCCACGCCTTCCTGCACGTCGACCGTGCGGGCGCGCTGGCCCAGGCCCGCGCCGTCGACGAGAAGCGGGAGCGGGGCGAGAAGCTCGGCCCGCTGGCCGGCGTCCCGCTCGCGCTCAAGGACATCTTCACCACCGAGGGCATCCCGACCACCGTCGGCTCGAAGATCCTCGAAGGCTGGATCCCGCCGTACGACGCGACGGTCACCAAGCGGCTGAAGGCCGCCGACGTCGTCATCCTCGGCAAGACCAACATGGACGAGTTCGCCATGGGGTCGAGCACCGAGAACAGCGCCTACGGCCCGACCGGCAACCCCTGGGACCTCACCAAGATCCCCGGCGGGTCCGGCGGCGGTTCCTCCGCCGCGCTCGCCTCCTTCCAGGCGCCGCTCGCCATCGGCACCGACACCGGCGGCTCCATCCGCCAGCCGGCCGCCGTCACCGGCACGGTCGGCGTGAAGCCGACGTACGGCGCGGTCTCGCGGTACGGCATGGTCGCCTTCTCGTCCTCCCTCGACCAGGGCGGCCCCTGCGCCCGCACGGTCCTGGACGCGGCGCTGCTGCACGAGGTCATCGCCGGCCACGACCCGCTGGACTCCACGTCCATCGACGCGCCCGTCCCGGCGGTCGTCGAGGCCGCCCGCAACGGCAGCGTCGACGGCATGCGGGTCGGTGTCGTGAAGCAGTTCCGCGGCGAGGGCTACCAGGCCGGCGTCATCCAGCGGTTCGACGAGTCCGTCACGCTGCTGAAGGAGCTGGGCGCCGAGATCGTCGAGCTGGACTGCCCGTCCTTCGACCTCGCCCTGTCGGCGTACTACCTGATCGCGCCGTCCGAGTGCTCGTCCAACCTCGCCCGCTTCGACGGCCTGCGCTACGGCCGGCGGACCGGCGACGACGGCACGCACTCCGCCGAGGAGGTCACCTCCCTCACCCGTGAGGCGGGCTTCGGCCCCGAGGTCAAGCGCCGCATCATGCTCGGCACGTACGCCCTGAGCTCCGGCTACTACGACGCGTACTACGGCTCGGCCCAGAAGGTCCGCACGCTCATCACGCGGGACTTCGAGAAGGCCTTCGAGCAGGTCGACGTGATCGTGTCGCCGACGACGCCGACCACGGCCTTCGCGATCGGCGAGCGCGCCGACGACCCGATGGCGATGTACCTGGCCGACCTGTGCACCATCCCGACCAACCTCGCGGGCAACGCGGCCATGTCGCTGCCCTGCGGTCTGGCCCCGGAGGACAACCTCCCGGTCGGTCTCCAGATCATCGCCCCGGCGCTGAAGGACGACCGGCTGTACAAGGTCGGCGCCGCCGTCGAGGCCGCCTTCGTGGAAAGGTGGGGTCACCCGCTTCTCGAGGAGGCTCCGTCGCTGTGA
- the gatB gene encoding Asp-tRNA(Asn)/Glu-tRNA(Gln) amidotransferase subunit GatB, translating into MTTTTDLVSYEDALASYDPVMGLEVHVELGTKTKMFCGCSTELGAEPNSQTCPVCLGMPGALPVVNAIGIESAIKIGLALNCEIAEWCRFARKNYFYPDMPKNFQTSQYDEPIAFDGYLDVQLEDGETFRVQIERAHMEEDTGKSTHVGGATGRIHGASHSLLDYNRAGIPLIEIVTKPIEGAGERAPEVARAYVRELRELIKALGVSEARMEMGQMRCDVNLSLRPHGREKFGTRSETKNVNSLRSVERAARFEIQRHAAVLNGGGTIVQETRHFHEDTGSTTSGRVKEEAEDYRYFPEPDLVPIAPSREWVEEIRGGLPELPLVRRNRLVAEWGISATDMQSILNAGALDLIVASIDAGADAASARKWWMGELARSANESGVPLDELAITPEQVARVTELVSKGDLNDKLARQVIEGVLAGEGTPDEVVDKRGLKVVSDEGALTTAVEEAIAGNPGIADKIRGGKVAAAGALVGAVMKATRGQADAARVKELILEKLGVVEG; encoded by the coding sequence GTGACCACCACGACCGACCTGGTGTCGTACGAGGACGCGCTGGCGTCGTACGACCCCGTCATGGGCCTCGAGGTCCATGTCGAACTCGGCACCAAGACGAAGATGTTCTGCGGGTGTTCGACCGAGCTGGGCGCCGAGCCCAACTCGCAGACCTGCCCCGTCTGCCTCGGCATGCCCGGCGCGCTTCCGGTCGTCAACGCGATCGGCATCGAGTCCGCGATCAAGATCGGTCTCGCGCTGAACTGCGAGATCGCCGAGTGGTGCCGCTTCGCCCGGAAGAACTACTTCTACCCGGACATGCCGAAGAACTTCCAGACCTCCCAGTACGACGAGCCGATCGCCTTCGACGGCTACCTCGACGTACAGCTGGAGGACGGCGAGACCTTCCGGGTGCAGATCGAGCGCGCCCACATGGAGGAGGACACCGGCAAGTCGACGCACGTCGGCGGCGCCACCGGCCGTATCCACGGCGCGTCCCACTCCCTGCTGGACTACAACCGCGCCGGCATCCCGCTCATCGAGATCGTCACCAAGCCGATCGAGGGGGCCGGCGAGCGGGCCCCCGAGGTCGCGCGGGCGTACGTGCGTGAACTGCGCGAGCTGATCAAGGCGCTCGGCGTCTCCGAGGCCCGCATGGAGATGGGCCAGATGCGCTGCGACGTGAACCTGTCGCTGCGCCCGCACGGCCGGGAGAAGTTCGGCACCCGGTCCGAGACGAAGAACGTGAACTCGCTGCGGTCCGTGGAGCGCGCGGCCCGTTTCGAGATCCAGCGGCACGCCGCCGTGCTCAACGGCGGTGGCACGATCGTCCAGGAGACCCGCCACTTCCACGAGGACACCGGGTCGACGACCTCGGGCCGCGTGAAGGAGGAGGCCGAGGACTACCGGTACTTCCCGGAGCCCGACCTGGTGCCGATCGCCCCGTCCCGCGAGTGGGTCGAGGAGATCCGCGGCGGTCTGCCGGAGCTGCCGCTGGTCCGCCGCAACCGGTTGGTCGCCGAGTGGGGCATCTCCGCCACCGACATGCAGTCGATCCTGAACGCCGGCGCGCTGGACCTGATCGTCGCCTCCATCGACGCCGGCGCCGACGCGGCCTCCGCCCGTAAGTGGTGGATGGGCGAACTGGCGCGCAGCGCCAACGAGTCGGGCGTCCCGCTCGACGAGCTGGCGATCACGCCGGAGCAGGTCGCCCGGGTCACCGAGCTGGTGAGCAAGGGCGATCTGAACGACAAGCTGGCCCGTCAGGTCATCGAGGGCGTCCTCGCGGGCGAGGGCACCCCGGACGAGGTCGTCGACAAGCGCGGTCTGAAGGTCGTCTCCGACGAGGGCGCGCTCACCACCGCCGTCGAGGAGGCCATCGCCGGCAACCCGGGCATCGCCGACAAAATCCGCGGTGGCAAGGTGGCCGCGGCCGGTGCGCTGGTCGGCGCGGTGATGAAGGCCACGCGTGGGCAGGCCGACGCGGCCCGTGTCAAGGAGCTGATCCTGGAGAAGCTGGGCGTCGTCGAGGGCTGA
- a CDS encoding GNAT family N-acetyltransferase: MYAISLGDDGAELRPLEPWHAAEFLAHLERGREFINQYVPFGSKATDVATAREALQRYADMRAADTGSLHGLWLDGTLVGGVLFLNFDAADANCEVGCWLEPAGTGRGLITRAMRVLIDFAVEQRGIQRVEWVASAGNTPSLDVARRLGMTRDGVRRQAYPYRGVRHDLEVWSVLAQEWRDARARGTHNDH, encoded by the coding sequence ATGTACGCGATATCGCTGGGTGACGACGGGGCCGAACTGCGCCCGCTGGAGCCGTGGCACGCCGCGGAGTTCCTGGCACATCTGGAGCGCGGCAGGGAGTTCATCAACCAGTACGTCCCGTTCGGCTCGAAGGCCACCGACGTGGCCACCGCGCGGGAGGCGCTCCAGCGGTACGCCGACATGCGCGCCGCCGACACGGGCTCGCTGCACGGCCTGTGGCTGGACGGCACACTCGTGGGCGGTGTGCTCTTCCTGAACTTCGACGCCGCCGACGCGAACTGCGAGGTCGGCTGCTGGCTGGAACCCGCCGGCACCGGGCGCGGTCTGATCACCCGGGCCATGCGCGTGCTGATCGACTTCGCGGTGGAGCAGCGCGGGATCCAGCGGGTCGAGTGGGTGGCCTCCGCGGGCAACACCCCCAGCCTGGACGTCGCCCGGCGGCTGGGAATGACCCGCGACGGCGTCCGCCGGCAGGCGTACCCCTATCGTGGGGTGCGGCACGACCTCGAGGTGTGGTCCGTGCTCGCCCAGGAGTGGCGCGACGCCCGCGCGCGCGGCACTCACAACGATCATTAA
- a CDS encoding DUF6191 domain-containing protein: MFNAFEDLFAPGRKHTRDEQNRLELTREDVGDGDPGHGPIDLASGKVVVRPSEPAAEDE; the protein is encoded by the coding sequence ATGTTCAACGCATTCGAGGACCTCTTCGCGCCGGGCCGCAAGCACACCCGGGACGAGCAGAACCGGCTGGAACTGACCCGGGAGGACGTCGGCGACGGTGATCCCGGGCACGGGCCGATAGACCTCGCGTCCGGAAAGGTCGTGGTGCGGCCCTCCGAGCCCGCGGCGGAGGACGAGTGA
- a CDS encoding PQQ-dependent sugar dehydrogenase, whose amino-acid sequence MTAACSSDAGGSSGASPSASPSRTAAAASPSAEMTPPAKGTVEVVRTVAEGLNTPWGLAPLPEGGLLVASRDEGTITRVDPETGRKTELGEVPGVSAAGEGGLLGLALSPDYASDHMVYAYFTSASDNRVVRMIYDPARPSGDQLGAPDTVFKGIPKGMIHNGGRIAFGPDRLLYVGTGESGDRGLAQDKKSLGGKILRLTAEGEPAAGNPFPDSPVYSYGHRNVQGLAWDAEQRLFAAEFGQDTWDELNAIVPGADYGWPAAEGKTGDPKFRNPMAQWHTDEASPSGIACAEGSIWMAGLRGERLWRVPLRGTAASADPQAFLEGEYGRLRTVVSAGGDKLWVTTSNTDGRGDPEPGDDRILELEVT is encoded by the coding sequence ATGACGGCGGCCTGCTCCTCCGACGCCGGGGGGTCCTCGGGCGCCTCGCCCAGCGCGTCCCCGAGCCGTACGGCGGCCGCGGCCTCCCCGTCCGCCGAGATGACCCCGCCCGCGAAGGGCACCGTCGAGGTGGTGCGCACGGTCGCCGAGGGCCTGAACACGCCCTGGGGCCTCGCGCCGCTCCCCGAGGGCGGCCTCCTGGTCGCCTCACGTGACGAGGGCACGATCACCCGGGTGGATCCGGAGACGGGCAGGAAGACCGAGCTGGGCGAGGTGCCGGGGGTGTCGGCGGCAGGCGAGGGTGGCCTGCTGGGCCTCGCCCTCTCCCCCGACTACGCGTCGGACCACATGGTCTACGCGTACTTCACCTCTGCCTCGGACAACCGCGTCGTCCGGATGATCTACGACCCCGCGCGCCCCTCCGGCGACCAGCTGGGGGCGCCCGACACGGTCTTCAAGGGCATCCCCAAGGGCATGATCCACAACGGTGGCCGGATCGCCTTCGGTCCCGACCGGCTGCTCTACGTCGGCACCGGCGAGAGCGGCGACCGGGGCCTGGCCCAGGACAAGAAGTCCCTCGGCGGCAAGATCCTGCGGCTGACCGCCGAGGGCGAGCCGGCCGCCGGAAACCCGTTCCCGGACTCCCCCGTGTACTCGTACGGACACCGCAACGTGCAGGGGCTGGCCTGGGATGCCGAGCAGCGCCTCTTCGCCGCGGAGTTCGGCCAGGACACCTGGGACGAGCTGAACGCGATCGTGCCGGGCGCCGACTACGGCTGGCCGGCAGCCGAAGGAAAGACCGGGGACCCGAAGTTCCGGAACCCGATGGCCCAGTGGCACACCGACGAGGCCTCGCCCAGCGGCATCGCCTGTGCCGAGGGCTCGATCTGGATGGCCGGGCTGAGGGGGGAGCGCCTGTGGCGCGTCCCGCTGAGGGGCACGGCGGCCTCGGCGGACCCGCAGGCCTTCCTCGAGGGCGAGTACGGTCGGCTGCGCACGGTGGTGTCTGCGGGCGGCGACAAGCTGTGGGTCACGACCAGCAACACGGACGGCCGGGGCGACCCCGAGCCGGGGGACGACCGGATCCTGGAGCTCGAGGTGACCTGA
- a CDS encoding aldo/keto reductase: MERRTIGAGALEAGAVGLGCMPMSWAYSGSRQRGDESLRAVHRALDAGSSLLDTADMYGPFTNELLLGRALKERRGDAFVSTKVGLLVGEQHIVANGRPGYVKRACDASLRRLQTDVIDLYQLHRADPEVPVEETWGAMAELVRAGKVRALGLCAVGARGGRRSGGLYDGTIRQLRRVQQVFPVSAVEAELSVWSREALGALLPWCEARGVGFLAAMPLGNGFLTGTLTPGQGFEPDDMRARHPRFTAEMMAANQPIVAGLRRVAARHGEAVTAAQVALAWVLAQGRHVIPVPGAKRERWVAENAAAAGLRLTPQDLTEVAELPGAQGSWE, from the coding sequence GTGGAGCGCAGGACGATCGGCGCGGGGGCGCTCGAGGCGGGTGCCGTGGGTCTCGGGTGCATGCCGATGAGCTGGGCGTACAGCGGGTCGCGGCAGCGGGGCGACGAGTCGCTCCGGGCGGTGCACCGGGCGCTGGACGCGGGTTCGTCCCTGCTGGACACCGCCGACATGTACGGCCCGTTCACCAACGAACTGCTGCTGGGGCGGGCCTTGAAGGAGCGGCGCGGGGACGCGTTCGTGTCGACGAAGGTCGGTCTGCTCGTCGGTGAGCAGCACATCGTGGCGAACGGCCGGCCGGGGTACGTGAAACGGGCCTGCGACGCCTCGCTCCGACGCCTGCAGACGGACGTCATCGACCTCTACCAGCTGCACCGGGCCGATCCCGAGGTCCCGGTCGAGGAGACCTGGGGCGCGATGGCGGAACTCGTCCGGGCGGGCAAGGTGCGCGCGCTGGGGCTGTGCGCGGTGGGCGCCCGGGGTGGTCGCCGGTCCGGCGGCCTGTACGACGGAACGATTCGGCAGTTGCGGCGCGTCCAGCAGGTCTTCCCGGTGAGCGCCGTGGAGGCGGAGCTGTCGGTGTGGTCCCGCGAGGCGCTGGGCGCCCTGCTGCCCTGGTGCGAGGCACGGGGGGTGGGCTTTCTGGCCGCGATGCCGCTCGGCAACGGCTTCCTCACCGGCACCCTCACCCCCGGCCAGGGCTTCGAACCGGACGACATGCGCGCCCGGCACCCTCGTTTCACCGCCGAGATGATGGCCGCGAACCAGCCGATCGTCGCCGGGCTGCGCCGCGTCGCCGCGCGGCACGGCGAGGCCGTGACGGCCGCGCAGGTGGCGCTGGCCTGGGTGCTGGCGCAGGGCCGGCACGTGATCCCGGTGCCGGGCGCCAAGCGGGAACGCTGGGTGGCGGAGAACGCGGCGGCGGCGGGCCTGCGTCTGACGCCGCAGGATCTGACGGAGGTGGCGGAGCTGCCCGGGGCCCAGGGGTCGTGGGAGTAG